A DNA window from Hordeum vulgare subsp. vulgare chromosome 1H, MorexV3_pseudomolecules_assembly, whole genome shotgun sequence contains the following coding sequences:
- the LOC123429009 gene encoding tobamovirus multiplication protein 2A has product MAACRGFFECLLRLLNFFLTVAGLAMVGYGIYLLAEWMRISGGGGGAPPSPAPPAELLMFGRPMLTVVALGEGGSFFDKLPEAWFIYLFIGVGAVIFIVSLFGCIGAGTRNTCCLCCYSFLVILLILAEAGGAAFIFFDHSWKDVIPVDKTQNFDAMYDFLKENWKIARWVALGVVIFQVLLFLLALVVRAMNKPAEYDSDDEIIGTARSTSIRQPLIHSQNAPATGVPVPTLDQRASRNDAWSQRMREKYGLDTSQFTYNPSDATRYQQNGAPPAEERSRCTVM; this is encoded by the exons ATGGCGGCGTGCCGGGGATTCTTCGAGTGCCTGCTTAGGCTGCTCAACTTTTTCCTCACCGTCGCCGGCCTTGCCATGGTCGGCTATGGGATCTACCTGCTCGCGGAGTGGATGAGGATctccggtggtggcggaggggcaccGCCGTCTCCGGCCCCGCCGGCTGAGTTACTTATGTTCGGCCGCCCGATGCTGACGGTCGTGGCCCTTGGAGAGGGCGGCAGTTTCTTCGACAAGCTACCCGAAGCATG GTTCATCTATTTGTTCATTGGTGTTGGTGCTGTTATCTTCATCGTTTCTCTGTTTGGCTGCATTGGAGCAGGGACAAGGAATACATGTTGCTTGTGTTGT TATTCtttcttggtcatattattaatccTTGCTGAGGCTGGAGGTGCTGCATTCATATTCTTTGACCATAGTTGGAAAGAC GTAATTCCAGTGGATAAGACACAAAACTTTGATGCCATGTATGACTTTCTGAAAGAAAACTGGAAGATTGCAAGATGGGTTGCACTTGGTGTTGTAATTTTTCAG GTATTACTTTTCTTGTTAGCTCTTGTTGTCAGGGCAATGAACAAACCTGCTGAGTATGACAGTGATGATGAAATCATTGGAACTGCTCGAAGCACTAGCATCCGTCAGCCTCTGATCCATTCCCAGAATGCTCCGGCTACTGGTGTTCCCGTCCCAACACTTGATCAACGTGCGAGCAGAAATGATGCGTGGAGCCAAAGGATGCGAGAGAAG TATGGTCTGGACACCAGCCAATTTACTTACAACCCATCAGATGCAACCCGATATCAGCAAAATGGGGCACCTCCAGCTGAAGAAAGGAGCCGCTGCACCGTAATGTGA